One window from the genome of Xenorhabdus bovienii SS-2004 encodes:
- the leuO gene encoding transcriptional regulator LeuO → MTGYNSVTTRRKESCEVQLRSVDLNLLTVFDAVMQMQNITRAAQALGMSQPAVSNAVARLKTMFDDELFVRYGRGIQPTARAKQLFGPLRQALQIVHNELPGVGFEPDNSARVFNLSICSPLDIRLAAQIVGGIKKHSPNIEVVIKTQINGNIEKQLKYQEIEFVISYIQLDQPDFHNSPLFNDELVLAVSKTHPRISKRINQQQLQEERHAIVALDNVDSFSKPYYESNELLRSVSYQGTDLNSVLNIVSQTYLVAIAPKWMVEHYSEQLNIRAIPLPNGRISRPCYLIWHGSTNRDKGHQWMKSLLSNLGEQE, encoded by the coding sequence ATGACTGGGTATAATTCAGTAACAACAAGAAGAAAAGAATCATGTGAAGTGCAATTGCGTAGTGTGGATCTCAATTTGCTTACTGTGTTTGATGCTGTAATGCAAATGCAGAATATTACACGTGCGGCTCAGGCGCTGGGAATGTCACAACCGGCTGTCAGTAATGCGGTAGCCCGCTTAAAAACTATGTTTGATGATGAGTTATTTGTGCGCTATGGCCGAGGCATTCAACCAACGGCAAGGGCAAAACAGCTCTTTGGGCCGCTCCGACAAGCACTTCAGATTGTCCATAATGAGTTGCCTGGTGTGGGGTTTGAGCCCGATAATAGTGCGAGGGTATTTAATCTCTCTATTTGCAGCCCGCTTGATATTCGTTTAGCTGCCCAAATTGTTGGGGGAATAAAAAAACATTCGCCAAATATCGAAGTTGTCATTAAAACACAAATCAATGGAAATATTGAGAAACAATTAAAATATCAGGAAATAGAATTCGTTATCAGTTATATACAATTAGATCAGCCTGATTTTCATAATTCTCCATTGTTTAATGATGAATTGGTTTTGGCAGTTTCCAAAACGCATCCTCGAATCAGTAAACGCATTAATCAGCAGCAATTGCAGGAAGAGAGGCATGCAATTGTGGCATTGGATAATGTGGATTCATTCAGTAAACCTTACTATGAAAGTAATGAATTGTTGCGTTCTGTTTCTTATCAGGGAACGGACTTAAATAGTGTTCTCAATATCGTGTCTCAGACTTATTTAGTCGCTATTGCACCGAAATGGATGGTTGAGCATTATTCTGAACAGTTAAATATACGTGCGATACCCTTGCCCAACGGACGAATCTCCCGCCCCTGCTATTTGATATGGCACGGTTCGACAAACAGAGATAAAGGTCATCAGTGGATGAAATCGTTACTGAGCAATCTTGGTGAACAGGAATAG
- a CDS encoding AMP-dependent synthetase/ligase: protein MITDSLHSYHLINRLQQQSIEYPEKIAFRQWSPSEQLEMSWQDVTYRTESIAKALLSLGVEIQEKVAIFAHNCIAWSLADLAVLQLRAVTVPLYATSSRDQATFILKDAGVRVLFVGEQEQYNVAMTLLELCPQLNHLIVLDESVDLKSCPQAQYLSAFIVNAHAQYQPELDNRIAGQDLNDLFTLIYTSGTTGEPKGVMLDYHNIASQLYLHDQRLTLTKEDVSLSFLPLSHIFERAWSYYVMHTGALNVYLTDTNSVREAMAEVRPTVMCAVPRFYEKVHSAILEKVSRAPFLRRLIFRWAIKRGENRWMRQLQNKKACIFSLCSDQLADKLVLSKLRNIFGGRVRFLPVAGARLDDAIARFFLSAGINIKYGYGMTETCATVSCWEEKNYLPGSIGTPLPSIDVRISAEDEIQVRGPIVMKGYFNQPEETAHAFTEDGWLRTGDAGGLDETGNLFITERLKDLMKTSTGKYIAPQMLEGTLGQDRFIEYIAVIADSRNFVSALIVPSYDALEDYAKSIHLHYRDRIELLNNRQIIELFEQRLAELQKNIAKYHQVKRFILLPEAFSMEKGELTPTLKLRRKVISQHYHDEIESMYRD, encoded by the coding sequence GTGATAACAGATTCCCTGCATTCCTATCACCTGATTAACCGGTTGCAACAGCAATCCATTGAATATCCCGAAAAGATTGCATTCAGGCAATGGTCACCATCAGAGCAGCTTGAAATGAGTTGGCAAGACGTTACTTATAGAACGGAATCCATCGCAAAAGCTTTGTTGTCACTGGGTGTAGAAATTCAGGAGAAAGTCGCTATTTTTGCGCATAACTGTATTGCATGGTCATTGGCTGATTTGGCCGTTCTTCAGTTACGTGCGGTTACAGTCCCTCTTTATGCGACCAGCAGCCGTGATCAGGCTACCTTCATTCTCAAGGATGCCGGTGTGCGGGTACTGTTTGTTGGTGAGCAAGAACAATATAATGTTGCGATGACATTGCTGGAATTGTGCCCTCAACTCAATCATCTTATTGTGCTGGACGAGTCCGTTGACTTGAAGAGCTGTCCGCAGGCGCAGTATTTATCTGCCTTCATTGTCAATGCGCACGCACAATATCAGCCAGAGCTTGATAACCGCATTGCAGGGCAGGATTTAAATGATCTTTTCACCTTGATCTACACCTCCGGTACAACGGGAGAGCCAAAAGGAGTGATGCTGGATTACCACAATATCGCTTCGCAGCTTTACTTGCATGATCAGCGTCTGACACTGACCAAAGAAGATGTATCACTCAGTTTTTTACCGTTGTCCCATATCTTCGAGCGCGCATGGAGTTACTATGTCATGCATACAGGGGCGCTTAATGTCTATTTAACTGACACCAATTCTGTGCGCGAGGCGATGGCTGAAGTACGTCCCACTGTTATGTGCGCTGTTCCCCGTTTTTATGAAAAAGTGCATAGTGCTATTCTTGAAAAAGTTTCCCGTGCGCCATTTTTGCGCAGGCTGATTTTCCGCTGGGCGATAAAGCGGGGGGAGAACCGCTGGATGCGTCAGCTACAGAATAAAAAAGCGTGTATCTTCTCTCTCTGTAGTGATCAACTGGCCGACAAACTAGTGTTGAGCAAGCTCCGTAACATATTTGGAGGGCGAGTGCGTTTCTTACCCGTGGCAGGAGCACGTCTTGACGATGCTATTGCCCGGTTTTTTCTATCCGCCGGCATTAATATCAAATATGGTTACGGCATGACAGAAACTTGTGCCACGGTATCTTGCTGGGAAGAGAAAAACTATCTCCCAGGCTCGATTGGCACACCATTGCCGAGTATTGATGTGCGCATCAGTGCCGAAGATGAAATTCAGGTACGTGGCCCTATTGTGATGAAAGGCTATTTCAACCAGCCGGAAGAAACGGCTCATGCTTTTACCGAAGATGGATGGCTGCGTACGGGGGATGCAGGGGGATTGGATGAAACAGGCAATTTGTTCATCACTGAGCGCCTGAAAGATTTGATGAAAACCTCGACGGGAAAATACATTGCTCCGCAAATGCTTGAGGGGACTTTGGGACAGGATCGTTTCATTGAATATATTGCGGTTATTGCCGATTCCCGTAATTTTGTTTCTGCGTTGATTGTCCCCAGTTATGATGCATTAGAAGATTACGCAAAATCCATCCATCTTCATTATCGTGATCGTATCGAGTTGCTGAACAATCGTCAGATCATCGAACTGTTTGAACAACGTTTGGCGGAACTACAAAAAAATATTGCCAAATACCATCAGGTAAAACGCTTCATCCTACTGCCAGAAGCTTTCTCCATGGAAAAAGGCGAATTAACTCCTACACTGAAACTGCGCCGTAAGGTGATTTCGCAACATTATCACGATGAAATCGAATCCATGTATCGAGATTAA
- the ilvN gene encoding acetolactate synthase small subunit — protein MRRILSVLLENESGALSRVVGLFSQRGYNIESLTVAPTEDPTLSRMTIQTKGDAKVLEQIEKQLHKLVDVLRVSELTAGAHVEREIMLVKLQASGYGREEIKRSTDIFRGQIVDVTSALYTVQLAGTSEKLDAFLDAVRDVAEILEVARSGIVGIARGDKIMR, from the coding sequence ATGCGCCGGATTTTGTCTGTATTACTTGAAAACGAATCGGGAGCGTTATCCCGCGTAGTTGGCCTGTTTTCTCAACGTGGTTATAACATTGAAAGCCTGACTGTGGCCCCTACGGAAGATCCAACTCTGTCACGTATGACTATCCAGACCAAGGGTGATGCTAAGGTATTAGAGCAAATTGAGAAACAACTGCATAAGCTGGTGGATGTTCTGCGGGTCAGTGAATTGACCGCAGGTGCTCATGTTGAGCGTGAAATCATGCTGGTGAAATTGCAGGCCAGTGGCTATGGACGGGAAGAAATCAAGCGCAGCACGGATATATTCCGTGGGCAGATCGTTGATGTGACGTCAGCACTATACACTGTCCAATTGGCAGGAACGAGTGAAAAACTGGATGCGTTTCTTGATGCCGTGCGCGATGTTGCTGAGATCCTGGAAGTGGCACGATCAGGCATTGTTGGTATCGCTCGCGGGGATAAAATTATGCGATGA
- the ilvI gene encoding acetolactate synthase 3 large subunit, translated as MEMLSGAEMVVRSLIDQGVKHVFGYPGGAVLDIYDALHTVGGIEHILVRHEQGAVHMADGYSRSTGKAGVVLVTSGPGATNAITGIATAYMDSIPMVVLSGQVASSLIGNDAFQECDMVGISRPIVKHSFLVKKAEDIPNTIKKAFYLATTGRPGPVVIDFPKDTVNPALKFPYVYPEKISMRSYNPTVQGHKGQIKRALKTLLDAKKPVIYVGGGAINSACSSELLKLAECLHIPVVSSLMGLGAFPATHRQSLGMLGMHGTFEANKAMHNSDLIFAVGVRFDDRTTNNLEKYCPEAIVLHIDIDPASISKTVSADIPIVGDAKQILGQMLELMNTLEDTQDPDALKDWWLSIEQWRSRKCLGYDRTTAKIKPQAVIETLYRLTEGKAYLSSDVGQHQMFAALYYPFDEPRRWINSGGLGTMGFGLPAALGVKLAKPDATVVCVTGDGSIQMNIQELSTALQYGLPVLVLNLNNRFLGMVKQWQDMIYAGRHSQSYMESLPDFVKLAEAYGHIGVSIQTYEELENKLAQALHEVTENQRLVFVDVTVDETEHVYPMQIRGGAMDEMWLSKTERT; from the coding sequence ATGGAGATGTTGTCAGGAGCCGAAATGGTTGTCAGATCGTTAATCGATCAAGGCGTTAAACATGTATTCGGTTATCCGGGTGGGGCAGTACTGGATATTTACGATGCCCTGCATACGGTGGGAGGAATTGAACATATTCTCGTTCGTCATGAACAGGGTGCTGTTCATATGGCGGATGGATATTCCCGTTCAACGGGAAAAGCCGGAGTTGTTCTGGTGACATCCGGGCCAGGAGCAACCAATGCTATCACGGGAATTGCAACGGCTTACATGGATTCAATCCCAATGGTGGTTTTGTCTGGCCAAGTTGCCAGCTCCTTGATAGGTAATGACGCGTTTCAGGAATGCGATATGGTGGGAATTTCCCGTCCCATCGTTAAACATAGTTTTCTGGTGAAAAAAGCAGAAGATATTCCAAATACGATTAAGAAAGCCTTCTATTTGGCGACAACTGGCCGTCCTGGTCCGGTTGTCATCGATTTTCCCAAAGATACCGTCAATCCGGCACTGAAATTTCCGTATGTTTATCCGGAAAAAATCAGCATGCGTTCTTACAATCCTACCGTTCAGGGGCATAAAGGACAGATTAAACGGGCGTTGAAAACTCTGCTGGATGCGAAAAAGCCGGTGATCTACGTAGGTGGCGGCGCCATCAATTCGGCATGTTCATCAGAGTTGCTGAAATTGGCTGAATGTTTGCACATTCCGGTCGTCAGTTCGTTGATGGGGCTGGGCGCTTTTCCTGCCACTCATCGTCAGAGTCTGGGAATGCTGGGAATGCATGGCACGTTTGAAGCTAATAAAGCGATGCACAATTCTGATTTGATTTTTGCGGTGGGTGTGCGTTTTGATGATCGCACAACCAATAATCTGGAAAAATATTGTCCAGAAGCCATTGTACTGCACATTGATATCGATCCGGCCTCTATTTCAAAAACTGTGTCGGCGGATATTCCCATCGTTGGGGATGCCAAACAGATACTCGGCCAAATGCTGGAATTGATGAATACTCTGGAAGACACTCAGGATCCGGATGCATTGAAAGACTGGTGGCTTTCCATTGAACAATGGCGTAGCCGCAAATGCCTTGGTTACGATCGCACCACCGCGAAAATTAAGCCACAGGCCGTGATTGAAACGCTTTACCGTCTGACTGAAGGCAAGGCGTATCTCTCGTCAGATGTAGGCCAGCATCAGATGTTTGCCGCACTGTATTATCCCTTTGATGAGCCGAGGCGTTGGATCAACTCTGGTGGTTTGGGCACGATGGGATTTGGCTTGCCAGCCGCGCTTGGGGTGAAGCTGGCAAAGCCCGATGCGACAGTAGTGTGCGTGACAGGAGATGGCAGTATTCAGATGAATATTCAGGAATTATCCACTGCATTGCAGTATGGCTTGCCTGTTCTGGTGCTGAATTTGAACAACCGTTTTCTGGGTATGGTGAAACAGTGGCAGGACATGATTTACGCGGGTCGTCATTCTCAATCCTATATGGAATCGCTGCCTGATTTTGTCAAATTGGCAGAGGCTTATGGTCATATTGGTGTTTCCATCCAAACTTACGAAGAACTGGAAAATAAACTGGCTCAGGCTTTGCATGAAGTCACTGAAAACCAGCGGCTGGTTTTTGTCGATGTCACCGTTGATGAAACAGAACACGTTTATCCAATGCAGATTCGGGGTGGAGCAATGGATGAAATGTGGTTAAGCAAAACAGAGAGGACCTGA
- the mutH gene encoding DNA mismatch repair endonuclease MutH, with translation MYFTPPSPPENEQQLLERANALAGLSMGELAAQANLPIPPDLKRDKGWVGMLLEYYLGASAGSKPEQDFEHIGIELKTIPVDKKGSPLETTFVCVAPLTGNSGIRWENCHVRRKLSRVLWIPVEGERAISLAERRVGSPLLWSPDPIEEELLRRDWEELMDLIVLGKVENITARHGEVLQLRPKAANSRALTEAIGEFGQPIMTLPRGFYLKKNFTAPLLARHFFL, from the coding sequence ATGTACTTTACACCGCCCAGTCCACCTGAAAATGAACAACAACTACTCGAACGAGCTAATGCTCTGGCTGGTTTATCAATGGGTGAGCTGGCTGCGCAGGCCAATCTGCCCATTCCTCCCGATCTAAAACGGGATAAAGGTTGGGTTGGCATGTTGCTTGAGTATTATTTGGGCGCAAGTGCAGGCAGCAAGCCAGAACAAGATTTCGAACATATTGGCATTGAACTAAAAACCATCCCTGTAGATAAGAAAGGCTCACCATTGGAAACAACTTTTGTCTGCGTTGCACCTTTAACGGGCAATAGTGGCATTAGATGGGAAAATTGCCACGTCAGGCGTAAATTATCCCGTGTCCTGTGGATACCTGTTGAAGGGGAAAGGGCAATCTCACTTGCTGAACGCCGTGTCGGTTCACCACTGCTCTGGAGCCCCGATCCGATTGAAGAAGAGCTATTGCGACGTGATTGGGAAGAATTAATGGATTTGATCGTATTGGGCAAAGTTGAGAATATCACCGCACGCCATGGGGAAGTATTGCAATTACGCCCCAAAGCCGCCAATAGCCGAGCGTTGACAGAAGCTATTGGAGAATTTGGTCAACCCATTATGACACTTCCACGCGGTTTTTATTTGAAAAAAAACTTCACAGCTCCCTTGCTGGCTCGTCATTTTTTCTTATGA
- a CDS encoding IS630 family transposase — protein MKINLTDAQKDALELMHDTTRDGRVRDRIKAVLLASEGWTAQMIAQALRIHESTVSRHLKDYFSEEKLAPENGGSESRLSAEQTTELVEYLMANLMHTTAQIVAYVRARWQVTFTVAGMTKWLHRQGFSYKKPMGAPHKFDADKQQQFIETYNALKEECGQNAPILFIDAVHPTLSTKLSYGWMKSGRKHVKVVETTGSRTRLNIMGALNLQRIEETIVREYPTINAKNVVLFFGSIRETYPLSQKIHIILDGAGYHRSGVVQFFAEVLNIELHYLPPYSPNLNPIERLWKYVNEQVRNNVYFPDTKTFRETLRHFFHVTLPEKAKELTTRLTDNFQILKPASSS, from the coding sequence ATGAAAATTAATCTAACAGATGCCCAAAAAGACGCCCTCGAATTGATGCATGATACGACTCGCGATGGACGAGTACGTGACCGCATCAAGGCCGTGCTTTTGGCCTCAGAAGGCTGGACTGCCCAGATGATTGCTCAGGCTTTGCGGATCCATGAAAGTACGGTGAGCCGCCATCTGAAAGATTACTTCTCTGAGGAAAAACTCGCCCCTGAAAATGGGGGCTCTGAAAGCCGTTTGTCTGCCGAACAAACAACAGAATTAGTTGAGTATCTGATGGCAAATTTGATGCACACTACCGCACAAATTGTGGCCTATGTTCGGGCACGATGGCAGGTGACTTTCACTGTCGCAGGAATGACGAAATGGCTTCACCGTCAAGGTTTCAGCTACAAGAAGCCAATGGGTGCTCCGCATAAATTTGATGCGGATAAACAGCAACAGTTTATTGAAACCTACAACGCGCTGAAAGAAGAATGTGGCCAGAATGCGCCTATTTTATTTATTGATGCGGTTCACCCGACCCTGTCCACAAAATTAAGTTATGGCTGGATGAAGAGCGGGCGGAAGCACGTCAAAGTGGTTGAAACCACAGGCAGTCGTACTCGACTCAACATCATGGGTGCCCTTAATTTACAACGGATTGAAGAGACTATTGTTCGTGAATATCCGACGATTAACGCGAAAAATGTCGTCCTTTTTTTCGGCTCAATCCGGGAAACCTATCCACTTTCGCAAAAAATCCACATTATTCTGGATGGTGCGGGTTATCACCGTTCCGGAGTCGTCCAATTTTTTGCCGAGGTTTTGAATATTGAGTTGCACTACCTGCCGCCTTACAGCCCTAATCTCAACCCGATTGAGCGATTATGGAAGTATGTGAATGAGCAGGTACGAAACAATGTCTATTTTCCGGATACCAAAACATTCCGTGAAACGCTGCGCCACTTTTTTCATGTCACATTGCCAGAAAAAGCGAAAGAACTCACCACTCGGTTGACTGATAACTTCCAGATTTTAAAACCCGCATCTTCAAGTTAA
- the leuA gene encoding 2-isopropylmalate synthase translates to MSQQVIIFDTTLRDGEQALQASLSVKEKLQIAYALERLGVDIIEAGFPVSSPGDFESVQTIAREIKNSRICALSRCVDNDIDVAAESLKVAEAFRLHLFLATSSLHVEHKLKKEFDDVVEMAVRSIKRARRYTDDIEFSCEDAGRSNIDSLCHIVEQAIKAGATTINIPDTVGYTTPYQFGGIIQNLFDRVPNIDKAIISVHCHDDLGMSVANSITAVQAGARQIEGTINGLGERAGNCSLEEVIMAIKTRQQILDVHTNINHKEIYRTCQLVSQICNTPIPANKAVVGSNAFAHSSGIHQDGVLKNRETYEIMTPESIGLKDTQLNLTSRSGRAAVKHRMSEMGYQEQDYNLDTLYKAFLRLADKKGQVFDYDLEALVFINQQQQENEYYRLDYFSTQSGTHIVPTATVRLACGDEIKSEAATGNGTVDAIYQAINRITGYSLELISYQLSGKGHGKDALGQVNIIVEHSGRRFHGMGLETDIIESSAKAMIPILNSIWQAEQVEKEKQRIQSNTSQNNFPNNDTKETA, encoded by the coding sequence ATGAGCCAGCAAGTTATTATCTTCGATACCACACTGCGTGATGGCGAACAGGCATTACAAGCTAGCCTGAGTGTAAAAGAAAAACTACAAATCGCTTATGCACTGGAAAGACTCGGGGTAGATATCATTGAGGCGGGGTTCCCCGTTTCTTCCCCGGGAGATTTTGAGTCGGTTCAAACCATCGCCCGTGAGATCAAAAACAGCCGCATCTGTGCATTATCCCGTTGTGTTGATAATGATATTGATGTTGCCGCCGAATCCCTGAAAGTCGCAGAAGCCTTCCGCCTGCACCTGTTTTTGGCGACCTCTAGCCTGCACGTCGAACATAAATTGAAAAAAGAATTTGACGATGTTGTCGAAATGGCCGTTCGTTCCATCAAACGTGCTCGCAGATACACCGACGATATTGAATTTTCCTGCGAAGATGCCGGCCGTTCGAATATCGACAGCTTATGTCACATTGTTGAACAGGCAATCAAAGCGGGCGCAACCACCATTAATATTCCCGATACCGTTGGCTATACCACGCCTTATCAATTTGGCGGCATTATCCAGAATTTATTTGACCGAGTCCCCAATATTGATAAAGCGATTATTTCTGTCCATTGCCATGATGACTTGGGTATGTCCGTGGCAAACTCGATTACAGCGGTTCAGGCCGGAGCCCGTCAGATCGAAGGCACCATCAACGGCTTAGGGGAACGCGCGGGAAACTGTTCGCTGGAAGAAGTGATCATGGCAATCAAAACTCGCCAACAAATATTAGACGTTCACACTAATATCAACCACAAGGAAATTTACCGCACCTGCCAATTGGTCAGCCAGATCTGTAATACCCCAATTCCGGCCAATAAAGCGGTTGTCGGCAGTAATGCTTTTGCCCACTCATCAGGCATTCATCAGGATGGCGTCCTGAAAAACCGCGAAACTTACGAAATCATGACGCCGGAATCCATCGGACTGAAAGATACCCAATTGAACCTGACCTCTCGCTCTGGCCGTGCAGCCGTGAAACACCGAATGTCTGAGATGGGCTATCAGGAGCAGGATTATAATCTGGATACCCTGTATAAAGCTTTCCTGCGTCTGGCAGACAAAAAAGGTCAGGTGTTTGATTACGATCTGGAAGCACTGGTATTCATCAATCAGCAACAACAAGAGAATGAATATTACCGTCTGGATTATTTCAGCACCCAGTCCGGTACCCACATCGTACCAACGGCAACCGTGCGTCTGGCCTGCGGGGATGAAATCAAATCTGAAGCCGCTACAGGCAATGGGACTGTTGATGCTATCTATCAAGCTATCAACCGCATTACCGGGTATTCACTCGAACTGATCTCCTATCAGTTGTCCGGCAAAGGACATGGGAAAGATGCTCTCGGTCAGGTCAATATTATCGTGGAACATTCTGGACGCCGTTTCCACGGAATGGGATTGGAAACAGATATCATTGAATCCTCTGCCAAAGCCATGATCCCTATTCTGAATAGCATCTGGCAGGCAGAACAGGTCGAAAAAGAAAAGCAGCGCATACAAAGCAATACCTCCCAAAATAATTTCCCTAATAACGATACAAAGGAAACTGCATAA
- a CDS encoding peptide deformylase, whose amino-acid sequence MFNDDGYIPGYYADVERFEKVKVEALDRHGKAMVVESEDFLSIVMQHEIDHLNGIVFIDYLSPLKRQMALKKVKKFLSNKTS is encoded by the coding sequence ATCTTCAATGACGACGGGTATATACCGGGATATTACGCGGATGTAGAAAGGTTTGAAAAAGTGAAAGTGGAAGCATTGGATCGTCATGGCAAGGCTATGGTGGTGGAAAGTGAAGATTTTCTATCGATTGTTATGCAACATGAAATTGATCATTTGAATGGCATTGTTTTTATTGATTATTTATCACCCTTGAAAAGACAAATGGCGCTGAAAAAAGTAAAGAAATTTTTGAGTAATAAGACAAGTTAG
- the leuB gene encoding 3-isopropylmalate dehydrogenase: protein MTTPPTIHKQDSGSYHIAVLPGDGIGPEVMRQAYKVLDAIRQRFNLHITTSEYDIGGIAIDRHGCPLPQTTIAGCEKADALLFGSVGGPKWEHLPPAEQPERGALLPLRKHFKLFSNLRPARLYAGLESFCPLRQDIAERGFDILCVRELTGGIYFGQPKGREGKGKYERAFDTEIYHRFEIERIARIAFESARKRRHKVTSIDKANVLQSSVLWREVVSEVARAYSDVEIQHMYIDNATMQLIKNPAQFDVLLCSNIFGDILSDECAMITGSMGMLPSASLNEKGFGLYEPAGGSAPDIAGKNIANPIAQILSTALLLRYSFERDDAANAIEHAINHALEQGYRTTDLAGNDKAVSTDEMGDIIARYIAEEI, encoded by the coding sequence ATGACAACTCCCCCTACTATACACAAACAAGACTCTGGCAGTTATCACATTGCGGTTTTGCCTGGTGACGGTATTGGCCCCGAAGTCATGAGACAAGCCTATAAAGTATTGGATGCAATCCGCCAGCGTTTTAACCTCCACATAACAACCAGCGAATATGACATAGGGGGCATTGCGATTGATCGTCATGGTTGCCCGTTGCCTCAAACAACCATCGCCGGTTGCGAAAAAGCCGATGCACTCCTATTTGGTTCCGTTGGCGGCCCCAAATGGGAACATTTGCCCCCCGCAGAACAACCAGAACGTGGTGCGCTGCTACCACTGCGCAAACACTTCAAACTGTTCAGCAATTTACGCCCGGCGCGCTTATATGCGGGTTTGGAATCTTTTTGCCCACTTCGCCAAGATATCGCGGAGAGAGGTTTTGACATTTTATGCGTTCGTGAACTGACGGGTGGCATCTATTTTGGTCAACCCAAGGGACGGGAAGGGAAAGGAAAATATGAGCGGGCTTTTGATACCGAAATCTACCATCGTTTCGAGATAGAGCGGATCGCCCGTATCGCTTTTGAATCTGCCCGTAAGCGTCGTCATAAGGTCACATCAATTGATAAAGCGAACGTTTTACAGAGCTCCGTACTGTGGCGTGAAGTCGTCAGCGAAGTCGCAAGAGCGTACTCTGATGTTGAAATCCAGCACATGTATATTGACAACGCCACCATGCAATTGATCAAAAATCCGGCTCAGTTCGATGTCCTGCTATGCTCCAATATTTTTGGTGATATTTTATCCGATGAATGCGCCATGATCACGGGTTCAATGGGGATGTTACCTTCCGCCAGCCTGAATGAAAAAGGGTTTGGCTTATATGAGCCAGCGGGCGGATCAGCGCCTGACATTGCAGGCAAAAACATTGCCAACCCCATCGCCCAGATTTTATCTACCGCATTGTTACTGCGTTACAGTTTTGAGCGTGATGATGCTGCAAACGCCATTGAACACGCCATTAACCATGCACTGGAGCAAGGCTATCGAACAACAGATTTAGCAGGTAATGACAAAGCAGTCAGTACGGATGAAATGGGCGATATCATTGCACGTTATATTGCCGAAGAAATTTAA